In Pseudomonas fluorescens, one genomic interval encodes:
- the dnaG gene encoding DNA primase — MAGLIPQSFIDDLLNRTDIVDVVSSRVQLKKAGKNYTACCPFHKEKTPSFSVSPDKQFYYCFGCGAGGNALGFLMDHDNLDFPQAVEDLAKAAGMEIPREESGRPHKPRQPTDSPLYPLLTAAADFYRQALKSHPARKAAVDYLKGRGLTGEIARDFGLGFAPPGWDNLFKHLSSDTLQQKAMIDAGLLIENAETGKRYDRFRDRVMFPIRDTRGRIIAFGGRVLGDDKPKYLNSPETPVFHKGQELYGLYEARKNNRNLDEIIVVEGYMDVIALAQQGLRNAVATLGTATSEEHLKRLFRVVPNVLFCFDGDQAGRNAAWRALEATLPCLQDGRRARFLFLPEGEDPDTLVRAEGTDAFKARINQHAQPLADYFFQQLTEEADPRSLEGKAHMATLAAPLIDKVPGANLRILMRQRLSEITGLSSETVSQLAQSAPQEAPPAYDPGIDYDAMPDYSDYHQPQAQDMYVPQQEWTPKKPGAGGKKWDKKPWDKNGKRGGDRDQQRPRTPIGVESPTLTALRTLLHHPQLAERVEDAGHIADENQTNAQLLVALLEAVQKNPKLNSFQLIARWHGTEQGRLLKALAEKEWLIDGENLEQQFFDTITSLSARQRERNLEQLLRKARQSELSAEEKNQLRDLLSRNVSASNPTSTGA, encoded by the coding sequence ATGGCCGGGCTGATTCCCCAGAGCTTTATTGACGACCTCCTGAACCGCACCGACATCGTCGACGTGGTCAGCTCGCGTGTGCAACTGAAAAAGGCCGGCAAGAACTACACCGCCTGCTGCCCGTTCCATAAAGAGAAAACCCCATCGTTCAGCGTCAGCCCGGACAAGCAGTTCTATTACTGCTTCGGTTGCGGCGCCGGTGGCAACGCCCTCGGCTTTCTCATGGACCACGACAACCTGGATTTCCCCCAGGCGGTTGAGGACCTGGCCAAAGCCGCCGGCATGGAAATCCCCCGCGAAGAAAGTGGCCGCCCGCACAAACCGCGGCAGCCAACCGATTCGCCGCTGTACCCGCTGCTCACCGCCGCCGCCGATTTCTACCGCCAGGCGCTCAAGAGTCATCCGGCGCGCAAGGCTGCGGTGGATTATCTCAAGGGCCGCGGACTGACCGGCGAGATCGCCCGGGACTTCGGTCTCGGCTTCGCGCCGCCGGGCTGGGACAACTTGTTCAAGCATTTGAGCAGCGACACTTTGCAGCAGAAGGCCATGATCGACGCCGGACTGCTGATCGAGAACGCCGAAACCGGCAAACGCTATGACCGCTTCCGCGATCGCGTGATGTTCCCGATCCGCGATACCCGCGGCCGCATCATCGCTTTCGGTGGCCGGGTACTCGGCGACGACAAGCCGAAATACCTGAACTCGCCGGAAACCCCGGTCTTTCATAAAGGCCAGGAACTCTACGGCCTCTATGAAGCACGCAAGAACAACCGCAACCTCGACGAAATCATCGTCGTCGAGGGTTACATGGACGTCATCGCCCTCGCCCAGCAAGGTTTGCGCAATGCCGTCGCGACCCTGGGCACTGCAACCAGCGAAGAACACCTCAAGCGTCTGTTTCGGGTAGTGCCGAACGTTTTGTTCTGCTTCGACGGTGACCAGGCCGGCCGCAACGCCGCATGGCGCGCACTGGAAGCAACATTGCCGTGCCTGCAGGACGGGCGCCGCGCGCGCTTTCTGTTTTTGCCCGAAGGCGAAGACCCGGACACCCTGGTTCGCGCCGAAGGCACTGATGCCTTCAAGGCCCGCATCAACCAACATGCGCAACCGCTGGCCGATTATTTCTTCCAGCAACTGACCGAGGAAGCCGATCCGCGCTCGCTCGAAGGCAAGGCCCATATGGCCACCCTCGCCGCGCCGCTGATCGACAAAGTGCCGGGCGCCAACCTGCGCATCCTGATGCGCCAGCGCTTGAGCGAAATTACCGGTCTGAGCAGCGAAACCGTCAGCCAGCTGGCGCAAAGCGCGCCGCAGGAAGCGCCGCCCGCCTACGATCCGGGCATCGATTACGACGCAATGCCGGATTACAGCGACTACCATCAGCCGCAGGCACAAGACATGTATGTGCCGCAGCAGGAGTGGACGCCGAAGAAACCCGGCGCCGGCGGCAAGAAATGGGACAAGAAACCCTGGGACAAGAACGGCAAGCGTGGCGGCGATCGCGATCAACAACGCCCGCGCACGCCGATTGGCGTCGAATCACCGACCCTGACCGCGCTGCGAACATTGCTGCATCACCCGCAACTGGCCGAGCGCGTCGAGGACGCCGGGCACATTGCGGACGAAAATCAGACCAACGCACAGTTGCTTGTGGCGCTGCTCGAAGCCGTACAGAAGAATCCCAAGCTAAACTCATTTCAGTTGATCGCGCGATGGCACGGCACTGAACAGGGTCGCTTGTTGAAAGCGCTGGCGGAAAAGGAGTGGCTGATTGACGGAGAAAACCTTGAACAACAGTTTTTCGACACCATTACTAGCTTGTCAGCCCGCCAACGCGAGCGAAATCTGGAACAGTTGCTCAGGAAAGCGCGTCAAAGCGAACTGAGCGCCGAAGAGAAAAATCAACTGCGCGACCTTTTAAGTCGCAATGTTTCCGCATCAAACCCGACCTCAACTGGCGCGTGA
- the rpsU gene encoding 30S ribosomal protein S21 — MPAVKVKENEPFDVALRRFKRSCEKAGVLAEVRSREFYEKPTSERKRKAAAAVKRHAKKVQREQRRAVRLY; from the coding sequence ATGCCAGCCGTCAAAGTTAAAGAGAACGAACCCTTCGACGTAGCTCTGCGTCGTTTCAAGCGCTCCTGCGAAAAAGCCGGTGTACTGGCTGAAGTTCGTAGCCGCGAATTTTACGAGAAGCCAACTTCTGAGCGTAAGCGCAAAGCAGCAGCCGCTGTTAAGCGTCACGCCAAGAAAGTTCAGCGCGAACAGCGCCGCGCCGTTCGTCTGTACTAA